The following proteins come from a genomic window of Microscilla marina ATCC 23134:
- a CDS encoding ATP-binding response regulator: MKGKILIVDDTPANIGVILSYLRDQGYKMLVAEDGESAIEQVGFMKPDLILMDIMMPGLNGFETCTSLKANKETADIPIIFMSALNETVDKVKGFQLGAVDYITKPFQQEEVLARIKTHLKMESLQKELKLTNATLEDRIRERTLKLQEVNEELDRFLYRSSHDLRRPLTTLLGLVEIANITLADNEARELFAQVRLTAVQMDHLLKKLQMVSEINQSSAEVTKPMNIERIMAKIKKRFSGLLQKKSINFKFTHSLPEEVNYHPFFLEVILFNVIENSVVFAQAQAPWIEVSITLEKNSLKIVVKDNGLGIDEKYLATVLNMYFRANEQSQGNGLGLYVAKKAIDKMKGKIYIDSKLDKFTEVTIMLPYKKDIK, from the coding sequence ATGAAAGGTAAAATTTTGATTGTGGATGATACCCCTGCCAATATAGGAGTTATCTTGAGCTATTTACGAGACCAAGGCTATAAAATGCTGGTGGCTGAAGACGGCGAAAGTGCCATTGAGCAAGTGGGTTTTATGAAACCAGACCTTATACTGATGGACATCATGATGCCAGGGTTGAACGGGTTTGAAACTTGTACCTCACTGAAGGCAAACAAAGAAACTGCCGATATACCCATTATATTCATGTCTGCACTTAACGAAACAGTTGACAAAGTAAAAGGGTTTCAATTAGGAGCAGTAGACTATATTACCAAGCCTTTTCAGCAGGAGGAGGTACTGGCAAGGATCAAAACTCATTTGAAGATGGAAAGCCTTCAAAAAGAACTAAAACTAACCAATGCGACACTCGAAGACCGCATAAGGGAGCGAACACTTAAATTGCAGGAAGTAAACGAAGAATTAGATCGGTTTTTGTATCGTTCATCACACGACTTGCGACGCCCCCTCACCACCTTGTTAGGTTTGGTAGAGATAGCAAATATTACCTTGGCAGACAATGAAGCACGTGAACTATTTGCCCAGGTAAGACTCACGGCAGTGCAGATGGATCATTTGCTTAAGAAGCTTCAGATGGTAAGCGAAATCAACCAGTCATCGGCCGAAGTGACCAAACCCATGAACATAGAACGGATCATGGCGAAAATAAAAAAACGTTTTAGTGGGCTTTTACAAAAAAAATCCATCAACTTTAAGTTTACGCACTCATTACCCGAAGAAGTAAACTATCACCCTTTTTTTTTAGAGGTAATTTTATTCAACGTGATAGAAAACTCGGTAGTGTTTGCCCAAGCCCAAGCCCCATGGATAGAGGTAAGTATTACCCTGGAAAAAAATAGCTTAAAAATTGTAGTAAAAGACAATGGGCTTGGAATTGATGAAAAATACCTTGCCACAGTGTTAAATATGTATTTTCGAGCCAACGAACAATCGCAGGGAAATGGTTTGGGGCTATATGTAGCAAAAAAAGCTATTGATAAAATGAAAGGGAAAATATATATTGACAGTAAACTAGATAAATTTACTGAGGTAACCATTATGTTGCCTTATAAGAAAGATATAAAGTAA
- a CDS encoding sigma-54-dependent transcriptional regulator has protein sequence MQEDKTTKKGKILVVDDTPANIKLMVEHLSQEGYKTLVAEDGESAIEQVAFVKPDLILLDVMMPGIDGFETCHRLKEDDSTKDIPIIFMTALSDTENKVKAFSMGAVDYVTKPIQHKEVLSRVSAHLTIRKLQKSLEDANQNLEHKVNERTSELKQALQEVQDQLQQENLYLKQEIRVNNNFEEIVTQSDDFRLVLQQIEQVAPSDATVLILGETGTGKELLARAVHNNSQRREKTLVKVNCASLPANLIESELFGHEKGAFTGAIAKKIGRFELADKGSIFLDEIGELPLELQSKLLRVLQEGEFERLGNPRTTKVDVRIIAATNRDLDKEVEKGTFRSDLYYRLNVFPINVPPLRERKEDVTLLASFFAQKYGKKIGKTIKSIPKRTADKLTSYDWPGNIRELENIIERAVIISQSGKLEVGNWFNVNGARKPKKTLTLVESEKALINEVLKMTKGQISGEKGAAKILDIKPTTLRSRMEKLGIRYKN, from the coding sequence ATGCAAGAAGATAAAACTACAAAGAAAGGTAAAATATTGGTGGTAGATGATACCCCAGCCAATATAAAACTAATGGTAGAACACCTAAGCCAGGAAGGGTATAAAACATTGGTAGCCGAAGATGGAGAAAGCGCCATTGAACAGGTAGCTTTTGTCAAGCCCGACCTCATTTTACTAGATGTAATGATGCCTGGTATTGATGGGTTTGAGACTTGTCACCGCTTAAAAGAAGATGACAGTACCAAAGACATCCCTATCATTTTTATGACTGCCTTGTCGGATACCGAAAACAAGGTGAAAGCTTTTAGTATGGGGGCAGTAGACTATGTAACCAAGCCTATCCAACATAAAGAAGTACTTTCCAGAGTATCGGCACACTTGACCATTCGTAAGCTGCAAAAATCTCTGGAAGACGCCAACCAAAACCTGGAGCATAAGGTAAATGAACGTACTTCGGAACTTAAGCAGGCACTGCAGGAGGTGCAAGACCAACTTCAGCAAGAAAACTTGTACCTAAAGCAAGAAATAAGGGTAAACAACAACTTTGAAGAAATTGTAACCCAAAGCGATGACTTTAGGCTGGTATTGCAACAAATAGAACAAGTGGCGCCTTCTGATGCTACCGTGCTTATTTTGGGCGAAACTGGTACCGGAAAAGAATTGCTGGCAAGGGCGGTGCACAACAACAGCCAGCGCCGCGAAAAAACGCTGGTAAAAGTAAACTGCGCATCGTTGCCCGCCAACCTGATAGAAAGCGAATTGTTTGGGCACGAAAAAGGAGCTTTTACTGGGGCTATAGCCAAAAAAATAGGGCGTTTTGAACTTGCCGATAAGGGCAGTATTTTTTTAGATGAAATAGGGGAGCTTCCGCTCGAACTGCAATCTAAACTTTTAAGGGTGCTGCAAGAGGGGGAGTTTGAACGCCTGGGCAACCCACGCACTACCAAAGTAGATGTACGCATTATTGCGGCAACCAACCGTGACCTGGATAAAGAGGTAGAAAAAGGCACGTTTCGTTCAGATTTGTACTATCGTTTGAACGTGTTTCCGATCAATGTGCCGCCACTGCGTGAGCGTAAGGAAGATGTGACCTTGTTGGCCTCATTTTTTGCCCAGAAATACGGAAAAAAAATCGGTAAAACCATCAAGTCTATACCTAAGCGTACCGCCGATAAATTGACCAGTTATGACTGGCCAGGTAATATTCGCGAACTTGAAAACATCATCGAGCGAGCGGTCATTATTAGTCAAAGCGGCAAACTTGAGGTAGGCAATTGGTTTAATGTAAACGGAGCCCGCAAACCCAAAAAGACGCTCACTTTGGTAGAGTCAGAAAAAGCATTGATTAATGAAGTGCTCAAAATGACTAAAGGACAAATAAGTGGAGAAAAGGGCGCCGCCAAGATTCTCGACATCAAGCCCACTACCTTGCGTTCGCGCATGGAAAAACTGGGCATTCGGTATAAAAACTAA
- a CDS encoding acyltransferase family protein: MKLKYIDALRGIAILGVMAVHTGHSGYNKYPVVFSNLIDQGAKGVQLFFVVSAFTLFLSYKTREKNEVHTARNFFVRRFFRIAPLYYIGIVYYLLQDGFAARFWLGNDQPISLPNIASNVVFAHGINPYWMLGVVPGGWSITVEMTFYLCIPWLIARIRSLNQAVGFTIWSLLFSLALNSLLLAYPLIDNSTLWTNYLYLYFPNQLPVFGFGIIAYFLIIRQDAQISAFYLGSLAVLVLSHLVWYPVIPEHVLFGLGFLLLVIALSRCEYSLFVNRLTRFLGKISYSAYLIHFAVIHWLTIFHWANPLPHHTPLWAMLNYTVRLLLVVGITSVLGWASLRLVEQPAQKIGRWLINGSQS; the protein is encoded by the coding sequence ATGAAATTAAAATATATTGACGCCTTAAGAGGCATAGCCATTTTGGGTGTAATGGCGGTGCATACCGGACACAGTGGTTATAACAAATACCCGGTTGTTTTTTCTAACCTGATAGACCAAGGAGCTAAAGGGGTACAACTTTTTTTTGTGGTCAGTGCCTTTACTTTGTTTTTATCTTACAAAACCAGAGAAAAAAATGAAGTACACACTGCCAGAAACTTTTTTGTCAGAAGGTTTTTTAGAATAGCTCCCTTATACTATATAGGCATTGTATATTACCTCTTGCAAGACGGTTTTGCTGCTCGGTTTTGGCTGGGCAACGATCAACCCATCTCTTTGCCCAATATTGCTTCAAACGTTGTTTTTGCCCACGGCATCAACCCTTATTGGATGTTGGGCGTAGTGCCCGGTGGTTGGTCTATCACCGTCGAAATGACCTTTTATTTATGTATTCCGTGGTTGATTGCTCGCATTAGGTCTCTCAACCAAGCCGTAGGTTTTACAATATGGAGTCTGCTCTTTTCGCTTGCGCTAAATAGCCTATTACTTGCTTACCCTTTGATTGACAACTCCACCCTTTGGACAAATTACCTTTACTTATATTTTCCCAACCAATTGCCTGTATTTGGCTTTGGTATCATTGCCTACTTTCTTATCATCAGGCAAGACGCTCAAATATCAGCGTTTTACCTGGGTAGCCTGGCTGTGTTGGTGTTGAGCCACTTAGTATGGTACCCTGTCATCCCCGAACATGTACTTTTTGGGCTGGGTTTTTTGCTATTGGTCATTGCCTTGTCTCGCTGTGAATATTCTTTGTTTGTCAATCGATTGACCCGTTTTCTGGGCAAAATCAGCTACAGCGCCTACCTCATTCATTTTGCCGTCATTCATTGGCTCACTATTTTTCATTGGGCAAACCCATTGCCCCATCATACCCCACTTTGGGCTATGCTTAATTATACCGTTCGACTTTTGTTAGTGGTGGGCATTACCTCGGTGTTGGGGTGGGCGTCGTTGAGGTTGGTAGAACAACCTGCCCAAAAAATCGGACGTTGGTTGATTAATGGTTCACAGTCATGA
- a CDS encoding IS4 family transposase, whose protein sequence is MGKVSVSDLFSLLPDDLLDNLSQSTDVDKWVSKLPGKLFIKLLLYSVLNNERLSLREISSEMSNPIFQSFSSEMVEQMAGWTGIRERLRHIKLPFIEQVYEHFFAEAHALYGEKKLLDYHIKRYDSTLIKVFGHLLQGMKVGNTSKNKFQVKLTTEHTDGFGLRVSFHQDQAHLSEETALQEQINLGKHSSQDIIVFDNGLKGRRKFKDFDEASIQFVTNIGKKPRYQVNRPHQLLDRHHPDLDFIQDSVVQLFERGQPTNSMEHEFRLIEFRVKETGKHLFILSNLWDLPAEVVAQVYLMRWDIEVIFRFLKQEMNLTHFVCNDLNAIKVMIYVKLIAAMMILIFKQKNAIKTYKRTKKLFLEDIYLLIVVEMMESPDLSQWFLKKAKKRLKRE, encoded by the coding sequence ATGGGTAAAGTTAGCGTTTCGGATTTATTTTCCCTTCTACCTGATGATTTGCTTGATAACTTAAGTCAGTCTACTGATGTAGATAAGTGGGTAAGCAAATTACCAGGCAAACTATTTATTAAGCTACTGCTATACAGCGTGTTAAACAATGAGCGTCTTAGCCTTCGGGAAATATCATCTGAGATGAGCAATCCTATATTTCAAAGTTTTTCATCTGAGATGGTCGAACAAATGGCTGGTTGGACTGGTATTCGGGAACGTTTGCGGCATATCAAGCTTCCTTTTATCGAGCAGGTATATGAACATTTTTTTGCAGAAGCTCATGCTTTATATGGAGAGAAAAAGCTTCTTGATTACCATATCAAACGTTACGACTCTACTTTGATTAAGGTATTTGGTCATTTATTACAAGGAATGAAAGTAGGTAATACATCTAAAAATAAATTTCAAGTAAAACTGACTACTGAGCACACTGATGGTTTTGGTCTCCGTGTGAGTTTCCATCAAGATCAGGCTCATTTAAGTGAAGAAACCGCCTTGCAAGAACAAATTAATCTGGGAAAACACAGTTCCCAAGATATTATAGTTTTTGATAATGGTTTGAAAGGGCGTCGTAAGTTTAAAGATTTTGATGAAGCATCTATACAGTTTGTGACCAATATAGGTAAAAAGCCCCGTTATCAGGTGAATCGTCCTCATCAGCTCCTAGATCGCCACCACCCTGATTTAGACTTTATACAAGACAGTGTTGTACAATTATTTGAGCGTGGACAACCTACCAATTCAATGGAGCATGAGTTTAGGTTGATAGAGTTTAGAGTTAAGGAAACGGGGAAGCACCTTTTTATCCTGAGCAATCTTTGGGATTTACCCGCAGAAGTGGTGGCTCAGGTTTACTTGATGAGATGGGATATAGAAGTGATTTTCAGGTTTTTAAAACAAGAAATGAACCTTACACACTTTGTTTGTAATGATCTGAATGCTATAAAAGTAATGATTTATGTAAAGCTTATTGCAGCAATGATGATCCTTATTTTTAAACAAAAAAATGCCATCAAAACATATAAAAGAACCAAAAAACTCTTTTTGGAAGACATCTATCTTTTGATTGTAGTAGAAATGATGGAAAGTCCAGACCTGAGTCAATGGTTTCTAAAAAAAGCAAAAAAAAGACTGAAAAGAGAATAG
- a CDS encoding lipocalin-like domain-containing protein, translated as MNIQQHDGSWKRAGNQLTLSGIGANQEDKEVFKIIKLTSRLLVLQKEDGNKIAFVAQ; from the coding sequence GTGAACATACAACAACATGATGGGTCGTGGAAACGGGCTGGGAATCAACTAACCTTATCGGGCATAGGAGCCAACCAAGAAGACAAAGAGGTATTCAAAATTATTAAATTGACGAGTAGATTGTTGGTGTTACAAAAAGAAGATGGAAATAAAATTGCTTTTGTAGCTCAATAA
- the dapA gene encoding 4-hydroxy-tetrahydrodipicolinate synthase produces the protein MVHEKFIGTGVALVTPFKEDHKIDFDALRSVLNHTSQGGVNYWVVMGTTGESATLTKEEKVAVLEFVLQNNPLNLPIVYGIGGNNTRNIIEDIGHTPLDGVDAILSVSPYYNKPSQEGIYQHYAMLADQSPKPIILYNVPGRTASNISAHTTLRLAQHENIVGVKEASGDLVQCIEIAKNKPEDFLLISGDDMLTIPMMSVGGQGVISVLANAFPSIFSEMVADALAGNYRKASQNLYQLNSINPLMYTESNPVGVKHAMALQGVCGNTVRLPLLAASEKLQAQIAEMMPSAVEVQN, from the coding sequence ATGGTACACGAAAAATTTATCGGAACTGGTGTAGCCTTAGTCACACCGTTTAAAGAAGATCATAAAATAGATTTTGATGCCCTCAGAAGCGTATTAAACCACACATCACAGGGCGGAGTAAACTATTGGGTGGTAATGGGAACTACTGGAGAGTCGGCTACACTTACCAAAGAAGAGAAAGTGGCAGTGCTGGAGTTTGTCCTTCAAAACAATCCTTTGAACTTACCTATTGTATATGGCATTGGGGGCAACAATACCCGCAATATTATAGAAGATATAGGGCATACTCCACTAGATGGTGTAGACGCTATTTTATCGGTAAGCCCTTATTATAACAAGCCATCGCAAGAGGGCATTTACCAACACTATGCGATGTTGGCTGACCAGTCTCCCAAACCTATTATTTTGTACAATGTACCGGGGCGTACTGCTTCTAATATATCGGCACATACTACGCTTAGACTGGCACAACACGAAAACATTGTGGGAGTAAAAGAGGCTTCAGGCGACTTGGTTCAATGCATAGAAATTGCCAAGAATAAACCAGAAGATTTTCTATTGATTTCGGGTGACGATATGCTTACTATTCCTATGATGTCGGTAGGTGGTCAAGGGGTCATTTCGGTGCTTGCCAATGCTTTCCCATCTATTTTCTCCGAAATGGTGGCAGATGCACTCGCGGGCAACTACCGCAAGGCTTCGCAAAACCTGTATCAACTTAATAGCATCAACCCGTTGATGTATACTGAGAGTAATCCAGTGGGTGTAAAACACGCCATGGCACTACAAGGCGTTTGTGGCAATACAGTAAGGTTGCCTTTGTTGGCTGCTTCAGAAAAGCTTCAGGCTCAAATAGCCGAAATGATGCCTTCAGCAGTTGAGGTGCAAAACTAA
- a CDS encoding DUF6913 domain-containing protein, protein MSSKISDYVFNLRNRFSSKEKSDAERATSNYQEAKSIGILFKIEDDEKHDSLNNFVKKLQNEGKELMLLTYFERLDNSPYNFKYDFFSKKDITTLGKIKSRAVQKFIDTPFDYLYCITVNHFLPFDTILTKSNAKCRIGRYFPEQEDFYELMLDLQEGEGVDHLIEQMLHYTKKLTKN, encoded by the coding sequence ATGAGTAGTAAGATTAGTGATTATGTATTTAACCTAAGAAATCGTTTTTCATCTAAAGAAAAAAGCGATGCTGAGCGGGCTACCTCTAATTATCAGGAAGCTAAAAGCATTGGAATTCTATTCAAAATAGAAGATGACGAAAAGCACGATTCATTGAATAATTTTGTAAAAAAACTGCAAAATGAAGGCAAAGAGTTGATGCTGCTGACTTACTTCGAACGCCTTGATAATAGCCCATATAACTTTAAATATGATTTTTTCTCTAAGAAAGACATCACCACGCTGGGGAAAATAAAATCGCGTGCAGTTCAAAAATTTATAGACACTCCTTTTGATTATTTATATTGCATTACTGTAAATCATTTTTTGCCTTTTGATACTATTCTAACGAAAAGTAATGCCAAGTGTCGAATAGGACGTTATTTTCCTGAACAAGAGGATTTCTATGAATTGATGCTTGATTTGCAAGAAGGCGAGGGGGTGGATCATTTAATTGAGCAAATGCTACATTATACTAAAAAATTAACCAAAAATTGA
- a CDS encoding DUF1439 domain-containing protein, with translation MKNSYWLAFLIVLCLSACNKSPVVINISQEQIQKALDKKIPYQKNAIIAKVAFTDPKVSISANKIFVEMSFGGNAWKKSIQGQVGVVGRVAYKQDKKAFYLKEFDILKIDAGNVKEAEKKRLVKVFKKAMAAYLASFPVYKLKKKDYKQNIARMLLKDLKTVGDKLVVTLSF, from the coding sequence ATGAAAAACTCATATTGGCTGGCATTTTTGATAGTGCTTTGTCTCAGCGCCTGCAACAAATCGCCCGTGGTGATTAACATCTCCCAAGAACAAATTCAAAAAGCCTTAGACAAAAAAATTCCCTACCAAAAAAACGCAATTATAGCCAAAGTAGCTTTTACAGACCCTAAAGTAAGCATTAGTGCAAATAAAATTTTTGTAGAGATGTCTTTTGGTGGCAATGCCTGGAAAAAATCTATTCAAGGGCAAGTTGGTGTAGTAGGAAGAGTGGCTTACAAACAAGATAAAAAGGCTTTTTACCTTAAGGAATTTGATATTTTGAAAATAGATGCAGGGAATGTAAAAGAAGCCGAAAAAAAGAGGTTGGTGAAGGTATTCAAAAAAGCCATGGCTGCCTATCTTGCCAGTTTTCCGGTATACAAACTCAAGAAAAAAGACTACAAACAAAACATTGCTCGAATGTTATTAAAAGACTTAAAAACAGTAGGCGACAAGTTGGTAGTTACCTTGAGTTTTTAA
- the ligA gene encoding NAD-dependent DNA ligase LigA has protein sequence MTNQEAQERIRELSKDLHHYNYMYYQKHVSVVTDYKFDKLLEELIDLEEKFPQFKKDDSPSQRVGGTITKDFPTIKHRYRMLSLGNTYSKDDLLDFDKRLKKLLGDDKEIEYICELKFDGVSISLTYENGKLVTAATRGDGVQGDDVTANARTIRTVPISIQGNSFPANFEVRGEVFMPNKVFEAINAQRVKEGKDLYANPRNTASGTMKLQDSAEVAKRKLDAYLYFLLGDNLPYKTHEEAIKAVESWGFHVSPTYKRCTGIDAVMEYVNHWEKERKNLPVDTDGVVIKVNDIDLQEQLGFTSKSPRWAIAYKYKAESVSTVLNSITYQVGRTGSVTPVAELTPVQLAGTTVKRASLHNADEIESRLQLHENDTVFVEKGGEIIPKVTGVDLTKRAANAQAVKFIDHCPECGTALVRKDGEANHYCPNEKGCPPQIKGRIEHFIQRNALDIDSMGGETINQLFEKGLVKNVADLYDLTLKQLLSLDRFGEKSAHNLIEGLKQSKSISFARVLYGLGIRFVGKTVAQKLAVHFKTMEAIQKASHDELVAVEDIGGRIADSLIEHFKDTENLDVINRLKAAGLQFEDNTPVLQKDSDKLDGKTFVVSGTFQQFSRDEIKQKIEANGGKVVSSISKKLDYLIAGDKMGPSKLDKAKKLDVTMISEDEFVQMVGGPPQATPTAKSVNPTPGLFD, from the coding sequence ATGACTAATCAAGAAGCTCAAGAGCGCATCAGGGAATTGTCGAAAGACTTACACCATTACAACTACATGTATTATCAAAAACACGTATCTGTAGTAACAGATTATAAGTTTGATAAATTACTGGAAGAATTGATTGATCTTGAGGAAAAGTTTCCTCAATTCAAAAAAGATGATTCTCCGTCACAAAGGGTAGGTGGGACTATCACCAAAGATTTTCCTACAATCAAACACCGCTATCGTATGTTGTCGCTGGGCAACACCTACTCGAAAGATGACTTGCTTGATTTTGATAAGCGCCTAAAAAAGCTCCTGGGTGACGATAAAGAAATAGAATATATCTGTGAATTAAAGTTTGATGGGGTATCAATCAGCCTGACTTACGAAAACGGGAAGTTGGTAACAGCAGCTACTCGTGGCGATGGGGTACAAGGAGATGATGTAACTGCCAATGCCAGAACAATCAGAACAGTACCTATTAGCATTCAAGGCAATAGCTTTCCGGCTAACTTTGAGGTAAGGGGTGAGGTTTTTATGCCTAACAAGGTGTTTGAAGCAATAAACGCACAACGAGTCAAAGAAGGCAAAGACTTGTATGCTAACCCTAGAAATACCGCATCAGGCACGATGAAGTTACAAGACTCCGCAGAGGTGGCAAAGCGTAAACTAGATGCTTACCTCTATTTTTTATTAGGCGATAATCTTCCTTACAAAACCCATGAAGAGGCAATAAAAGCGGTAGAAAGCTGGGGCTTTCATGTATCGCCTACTTATAAAAGGTGTACAGGCATTGATGCAGTAATGGAGTATGTAAACCACTGGGAAAAAGAGCGCAAAAACTTACCTGTAGACACTGATGGAGTAGTAATTAAGGTAAATGATATTGACCTACAGGAGCAACTTGGTTTTACCTCTAAAAGCCCTCGTTGGGCTATAGCTTATAAATACAAAGCCGAGAGCGTATCTACTGTACTTAACTCTATTACTTACCAGGTAGGGCGTACAGGGTCGGTTACTCCAGTGGCTGAACTTACTCCAGTACAATTGGCAGGTACCACCGTAAAACGCGCGTCGTTGCACAATGCCGACGAAATAGAGAGCCGTTTGCAATTGCACGAAAACGATACAGTATTTGTAGAAAAAGGAGGCGAAATTATTCCTAAAGTAACAGGAGTTGACTTAACCAAACGTGCAGCCAATGCTCAGGCAGTTAAGTTTATCGACCATTGCCCCGAATGTGGTACTGCGCTGGTGCGTAAAGATGGCGAAGCCAATCATTATTGCCCCAACGAAAAGGGCTGCCCTCCTCAGATCAAAGGACGCATTGAGCACTTTATTCAACGTAACGCGTTGGATATAGACAGTATGGGCGGCGAAACAATTAATCAACTGTTTGAGAAAGGCTTGGTGAAAAATGTAGCGGATTTGTATGACTTGACACTTAAGCAATTGCTTTCGCTGGATCGTTTTGGCGAAAAGTCGGCACATAACCTGATAGAAGGACTCAAGCAGTCGAAAAGTATTTCCTTTGCCAGGGTGTTATATGGTTTGGGGATCAGGTTTGTGGGTAAAACTGTAGCACAAAAGCTCGCAGTTCATTTTAAAACAATGGAGGCTATTCAAAAGGCATCGCACGATGAGCTGGTGGCAGTAGAAGATATAGGAGGACGCATTGCAGATAGTTTGATTGAGCATTTTAAAGATACCGAAAACCTTGACGTGATTAACCGTCTGAAGGCAGCCGGACTACAGTTTGAAGACAATACTCCTGTGCTGCAAAAGGACAGTGATAAACTGGATGGAAAAACTTTTGTGGTATCGGGTACTTTTCAACAGTTTAGCCGCGACGAGATCAAGCAAAAAATAGAAGCCAACGGAGGCAAGGTGGTTTCGTCTATCTCAAAAAAACTGGATTACCTGATTGCAGGAGATAAAATGGGGCCATCGAAGCTAGATAAAGCAAAAAAACTGGATGTAACAATGATCTCTGAAGATGAGTTTGTCCAGATGGTTGGTGGACCACCACAAGCCACTCCTACTGCCAAATCAGTAAACCCTACTCCGGGGTTGTTTGATTAG